The nucleotide window CATTACGGCGCGACGAATTCGAGCCTGGCAAGAGCGACCGTAGTGAGACGTGGCTAGGGCACGCGAAATCTGAGCGTGGCACCCTTCTGAAGCTTGAAGTGTTCTGCCATCCCTCCACCGAGTTCCAAAACATATAAGGCCGGTTCGTTGGGTTGATACTGGCGGCACCCGTCATCGCTTCGCGTACAAATCGGGACGTTCGCCTCAATATGGACGATTTGCTTTTTTTCATTCATCCAAATGATGTCGAGAGGGATTTTCGTATTCTTCATCCAAAAGGTCCAGGGTTGGGCCTGGTCAAACGTAAACAGCATGCCTCGATTCTTGTCGAGGTGGTCGCGGTACATTAATCCTTCCGCACGTTTCCGCGCAGTATCAGCAATTTCAGCGTGAATCAGACCGCCTCCGGGGAGCGTAATAGGAATCAAGCCCTTCGTAGATGAATCAGTGCCGGCTTGTGTGCCTAAAGGGTCGAACAAGGCGAGGACGAGGAGAAAGACGCTCAATCGTCGTGGCTGCACGGCGAAATCCTATCGGTCGTTGAACAGAGAGTCAAGATCTGCTTCCAGGCGGACGCGGCTTGCAATCGCAGCGGGCCCTGTGCCATTCTCGGCCTGATTTTTAGGGAGGTTCTCCATGCAAGAGAAACGTCGGGTGCTGTACAAAAAGGGAGTCTTCGTCTGCCCCAAGTG belongs to Nitrospiraceae bacterium and includes:
- a CDS encoding DUF192 domain-containing protein, whose amino-acid sequence is MQPRRLSVFLLVLALFDPLGTQAGTDSSTKGLIPITLPGGGLIHAEIADTARKRAEGLMYRDHLDKNRGMLFTFDQAQPWTFWMKNTKIPLDIIWMNEKKQIVHIEANVPICTRSDDGCRQYQPNEPALYVLELGGGMAEHFKLQKGATLRFRVP